The genomic DNA AAAGCACTGCACTAACCGTACAATTCtgttaaaaattgtatagaatatacaaataaaaattttacaaagtaaaattctgattataACCGAATCTTGTGTTATGAACTGTTTAGTGACCTGTtggcctgaaattaaaaatgtgaatgtaaaaaaaaatggatggaGTGGAGAATGTGGCTGTGTAAAATGCTTACATAATGAGACGTTGCATTTTTGATTATAGGAGGATCTTTGTACTATTTGTCAGCTTTAGTGAGAAAATTGAATAAgcggttttaagaaattaaaatctaataactctgtttataaagctaagactgtttataaaacttaatatgccgcctcctgtaataaaatattaaatttatatcatgcGGCTGGCGCGgcgactaaataaattatagtctaaacaatcagaatgataaaacaaatattttaaagtgcatgctttgtctcattttaggtgaggattactttctttttataaaatttaacgaaattcttaaagaagtactagaaaaatcacagatctaaagcaaatatcttaaattcttacctatatgtaactttctattttgtatttttaaaaataacctctcaaaaacttcaattattttgtttccctacagttggcacaactaaaatttgtcagagtgaccaacatcgaaaggacacaatcacgcaaaatggcgaccccctagtagtggtcgtttacttttcattgaattggcagtccaggtatatttataagttcatgGTCTTTATGAATTATTCAAGTCAGATGTTCAAAtaataaagacaataaaaaacgTACAGAAAATGCATGGTTACATTGTGATAAAAGTCTCTATTATCTGTTTTAGTTAGAATTGATTTATATGGGTTCGTTGCTTATTGTAATGCCCGTGAGTCTTCGATGTCAAACTTTAGAATTGGCACAAAAAGATCACCTGCTAACCTAATAAATATAACTGGACTGCTAATCCATTGACAAATAAATGACCCGCCATCTTGCATGAATGTTGTCCATGATGTTGgccactctgacaaatttcagtggtgccaattgtagaaaaacaaaacaattgaattttttgggagtttatgtttaaaacaacgaaatagaaagttacatttagttaggAATATAGATAGTTGCATGAGTtctaatatttttcttgtacttgttTAAGAATGTCGTTAAAATTTACAagggatagatgcatgcactttaaaatatgtgttttattgtTTCTATAAACTTGTATCTGAAGGCGGGAACAGACTAAGCAAACATTGTTGAGCAACAGCTGAACAACTGTTGATCAACTTAATTTCTGGCACATATGTTTTAATTCAgaatatgattttaaaacaatgtcAATGAACGACATAAAACGATGTAATTACAAATTTATGGGTTACATAACAAATGCATAactaatacattaaaataaataaaacaagttttattacttaaataaaattatatattattaaataaagattaatttatatagaaaaaaattatatagatgtttcaaaatttatatttactgtCAACTAGTTTCGGGACCTAAAGGATACTATACTCCTTAGAGAGAAGCTTTCCAGAATATCCTCTTCAAAGTCACATTTTAaggatataaatttaaaattaaagtacctgcgttaatacttaaaatttgaatttctattTATAATATGAAAGAGTGAAGAAAGTGCACGACACTGCATGAGCCACGACTCTTTATATTTGAGTTCATGACAGATCACATGTCAAACTTCAGCGTTGgtcaactttatttaatatatcttttgttggcaacactgaacaTGATCATAGTGACCAACATTATAAGGACATAACCagtataaaaatggcggccaccagggaTCGGTTATTTTTGGTCATGGTGGCCATTTGCATGAGCAGTCCAGGTATAATAAGTTCGCGCTAATAGATGTCACGTACAGTGGTTATTTCGGTTTAAAACGCTACTGGGGTTCAAGGCCTCCTTATTCACCGGATTTGCGTGCAATAAAACAAACCCAATTATATTccataataagaataatatattcaatataaatgcatgtaaataaatatatacctaataaatgaataaaacataTCACGTCTATATTAAGCTAGATACCGCTCTAGACAGATAAACATAGCTTACAACCTTTAAAAAACATCTACCACAATCCAGACGAATAACCTCCAGGGGGCACCCTCTGTCCAGGCGACGAGGCTCCCTTAACCTTCTTCACCTCCACGATATCGTCCTGACTCAAAATATTCCCGATGGTGGCGCCTCCCTTTTTAACACACGAATGCTGGTGCTCCTCCTCACTGGCCACCACCGTCTTGTTACCATCCGAATCGGTCTCGGAAACCTCACTTTTGGACGAGGTCTTCTTCTCGATCGTCATCTGTTCGATTTTACAAGAGATAACGTCTGGGGGAGGAGCTACCGTCTGCTCCTCCTTCTGCTCCTCCTGCCTCACCACGTTAGAAGTGGTAGTCGTCTCCTCA from Anthonomus grandis grandis chromosome 7, icAntGran1.3, whole genome shotgun sequence includes the following:
- the LOC126739000 gene encoding uncharacterized protein LOC126739000, with product MTHVFVGFHDQRNSSRVLKPPGGGTSNIFGGDIVPDVIPHSPRKDVKHRESSIQEVLKTESVSTIKSEETTTTSNVVRQEEQKEEQTVAPPPDVISCKIEQMTIEKKTSSKSEVSETDSDGNKTVVASEEEHQHSCVKKGGATIGNILSQDDIVEVKKVKGASSPGQRVPPGGYSSGLW